From the Apus apus isolate bApuApu2 chromosome 4, bApuApu2.pri.cur, whole genome shotgun sequence genome, one window contains:
- the LOC127383819 gene encoding homeobox protein EMX1-like, producing the protein MFQPSAKRCFTIESLVGKDTHLSPEDPPRPPTLGYPGPAADAAAFAPGFQGAAAAGRALYGSAELVFPEAVGHPALPVGPHQLGGSGLPHPHSFFGPQHRDPLNFYPWVLRNRFFGHRFQGSEVSQESLLLHGPFARKPKRIRTAFSPSQLLRLERAFEKNHYVVGAERKQLASSLSLSETQVKVWFQNRRTKYKRQKLEEEGPDSDQKKKGSHHINRWRLATKQSSGEDIDVTSND; encoded by the exons ATGTTCCAGCCGTCTGCGAAACGCTGCTTCACCATCGAGTCCCTGGTGGGCAAAGACACCCACCTCAGCCCCGAGGACCCCCCGCGGCCCCCCACCCTCGGAtaccccggccccgccgccgaCGCCGCTGCCTTCGCTCCCGGCTTCCaaggagccgccgccgccggtcGAGCCCTTTACGGGAGCGCCGAGCTCGTCTTCCCCGAGGCCGTGGGGCACCCGGCGCTGCCCGTCGGGCCCCATCAGCTTGGAGGCTCGGGGTTACCTCACCCCCATTCTTTTTTCGGGCCGCAACACCGCGACCCGCTCAACTTCTACCCCTGGGTGCTGCGGAACCGCTTCTTCGGGCATCGCTTCCAAG GGAGCGAGGTGTCCCAGGAGAGCCTGCTCCTCCACGGCCCCTTCGCCCGCAAGCCCAAGCGCATCCGCACGGCCTTCTcgccctcccagctcctgcgCCTGGAACGGGCCTTCGAGAAGAACCACTACGTGGTGGGCGCCGAGCGCAAGCAGCTGGCCAGCAGCCTCAGCCTCTCCGAGACCCAG gTGAAAGTCTGGTTCCAGAACAGGAGGACGAAATACAAACggcagaagctggaggaggaaggaccCGACTCGGACCAGAAGAAGAAAGGTTCCCACCACATCAACCGATGGCGCCTCGCCACCAAGCAGTCGAGCGGGGAGGACATCGATGTCACCTCCAACGACTAA
- the LOC127384236 gene encoding sepiapterin reductase-like, with protein sequence MEAGAGPGAGPWIACVVTGASRGFGRSLARLLAPRLGSGSLLVLVARSAAALAGLAAELRGSGPGLRVECVAADLGCQEGLRRVVGALQELLPTVPPGRLLLVNNAGSLGDISKSFLGLTDPDEINSYFAFNVTSALCLTSAALQAFGTRPGSSRTVVNISSLCAVKPFKNWALYCSGKAARDMMFQVLALEEPDVRVLSYAPGPLDTDMQLLARTKTGDPEMRQFFQSLQQSQQLIDCTVSAQKLVNLLEENTFPSGAHVDFYEI encoded by the exons ATGgaggcgggagcggggccgggagcggggccgtgGATCGCCTGCGTGGTGACCGGCGCTTCTCGGGGCTTCGGGCGCAGCCTGGCAAGGCTGCTGGCTCCGCGGCTGGGCTCGGGCtcgctgctggtgctggtggcgCGTTCGGCGGCGGCGCTGGCCGGGCTGGCGGCCGAGCTGCGGGGCAGCGGCCCCGGCCTGCGGGTGGAGTGCGTGGCCGCCGACCTGGGCTGCCAGGAGGGGCTGCGGCGGGTGGTCGGTGccttgcaggagctgctgcccaccGTCCCGCCCGGCCGCCTGCTCCTCGTCAACAACGCCG GCTCCCTGGGAGACATCTCCAAATCCTTCCTCGGCCTCACCGACCCGGATGAGATCAACAGCTACTTTGCCTTCAACGTCACCTCGGCGCTGTGCCTCACCTCCGCAGCCCTGCAAGCCTTTGGGACACGGCCCGGCTCGAGCAGGACGGTGGTGAACATCTCCTCCCTCTGTGCTGTGAAGCCCTTCAAGAACTGGGCCCTGTACTGCAGCGGGAAGGCTGCCCGGGACATGATGTTCCAGGTCTTGGCACTCGAGGAGCCCGATGTCCGTGTGCTCAGCTACGCTCCGG GTCCTCTGGACACAGACATGCAGCTCTTGGCCCGCACCAAGACTGGAGACCCTGAGATGCGTCAGTTTttccagagcctgcagcagagccagcagctgatAGACTGCACCGTGTCAGCCCAGAAGCTGGTGAATCTCCTGGAGGAAAACACCTTCCCCTCTGGTGCCCACGTGGATTTCTATGAAATCTGA